The Pochonia chlamydosporia 170 chromosome Unknown PCv3seq00017, whole genome shotgun sequence genome includes a window with the following:
- a CDS encoding glutamyl-tRNA(Gln) amidotransferase (similar to Pyrenophora tritici-repentis Pt-1C-BFP XP_001932078.1): MLQIPYWQLFILVAALLSAGSSATEQQLQFTGLTLKLNGIHYYVPPRSVGVIALPPSSSNASEFNLVPITVVTNREGRLEGNELRRLAANFSRADDVFQDAFLHSVFVQDTTGGQNQVCDRELRGCVEAHARNVSSSLPNGPYFVSSKGHLFQAYRLYADTQGSFSETCIPDGNGVFAVLPANIPGQSLAVAVPSRLYFKPTAEKPLAGVRVGIKDIYDLKGLKTSNGNRAWYSHYPAARANAQAVQNLLGAGAVIVGKMKTSQFANGETATADWVDYHAPFNPRGDGYQDGSSSSTGPAAGEASYSWLDITLGSDTGGSIRSPSQVQGLYGNRPSHGLVLMDGVMPLAPEYDTAGLLARDPHLWATAAKALYRDNITFRNAYPTSILAVGFPNTSSTPYEAMLTKFVKNLTDFLSADTRAYNVEQSWRLGMPDEQLLPDLLNNTYELLTAKGQGKLVRERFYAEYANGHDGRLPHVDPSPRQRWSFGDSDLSTIEELVAAKNKFMDWFNDEELPKSHETCSKHLLVYVPRTPASKYRDTYLTGPSRPMPFSTSRLSVYSGAPDMVVPIGEVPYHSAITNHVEVLPATVDIMAAKGCDGMIFSLVQDLHAAGLLATVKTGRSIVSGGDVLY, from the exons ATGCTGCAAATACCATATTGGCAACTTTTCATTTTGGTGGCCGCATTATTGTCGGCTGGCTCATCAGCAACtgagcagcagcttcaattTACTGGCCTGACACTAAAGCTGAATGGAATACATTATTATGTGCCACCTCGTTCAGTTGGTGTCATTGCGCTGCCACCGAGTAGCTCCAACGCCAGCGAGTTCAATCTTGTGCCCATCACAGTTGTCACAAACAGAGAGGGCAGATTAGAGGGAAATGAGTTGAGAAGGTTGGCCGCTAACTTTTCTCGCGCCGATGATGTTTTCCAAGATGCATTCCTTCACA GCGTATTTGTGCAGGATACAACTGGAGGCCAAAACCAAGTGTGTGACAGAGAATTAAGGGGTTGTGTCGAAGCACATGCTCGAAATGTCAGCTCCTCCCTTCCCAACGGCCCGTACTTTGTGTCCTCGAAAGGACACCTTTTCCAAGCATATCGGCTGTATGCCGATACGCAAGGTTCATTCAGTGAGACCTGCATTCCGGACGGGAATGGTGTATTCGCAGTCCTTCCGGCAAATATCCCCGGCCAATCtcttgctgtggctgtccCGTCCCGCTTGTACTTCAAACCAACTGCTGAGAAGCCGCTGGCCGGTGTGCGTGTTGGCATCAAAGACATTTATGACTTGAAAGGCTTGAAGACTTCCAATGGTAACCGTGCCTGGTACAGTCATTACCCGGCTGCCAGAGCGAACGCTCAAGCAGTGCAAAACTTACTTGGCGCAGGCGCTGTGATCGTAGGCAAAATGAAGACTAGTCAATTCGCCAACGGAGAGACTGCGACTGCCGACTGGGTTGACTATCACGCCCCGTTTAATCCACGAGGAGATGGGTACCAGGACGGgtcgtcgtcctcaacaGGTCCTGCTGCAGGAGAAG CCTCGTATTCTTGGTTAGACATAACCCTCGGCTCTGACACAGGAGGCAGCATAAGGAGCCCGAGTCAGGTTCAGGGACTCTACGGAAACAGACCGT CTCACGGGTTAGTGTTGATGGACGGCGTCATGCCACTTGCACCAGAATATGATACGGCCGGTCTTCTTGCTAGAGATCCGCATCTCTGGGCTACAGCAGCGAAGGCGCTATATCGGGACAACATCACCTTCCGGAATGCATATCCTACTTCCATCTTGGCCGTCGGATTTCCCAACACCTCATCAACCCCGTACGAGGCAATGTTGACCAAGTTTGTGAAGAACCTGACCGATTTTCTTTCCGCTGACACAAGGGCCTATAATGTGGAGCAGTCGTGGAGGTTGGGGATGCCAGACGAGCAACTTTTGCCAGATTTGCTCAATAATACTTATGAATTACTTACGGCAAAGGGACAGGGCAAACTTGTACGTGAAAGGTTCTATGCAGAATATGcaaatggccatgatggtAGACTCCCTCATGTTGACCCAAGTCCCCGACAAAGATGGAGCTTTGGGGACAGTGATTTAAGCACAATCGAGGAGCTGGTGGCTGCAAAGAACAAATTTATGGACTGGTTCAACGACGAGGAACTGCCAAAGAGCCATGAGACGTGCTCTAAACACCTCCTCGTGTACGTTCCCAGAACACCGGCATCAAAGTATCGGGATACGTATTTGACTGGCCCGTCTCGGCCGATGCCCTTTTCCACTTCCCGTCTGTCTGTTTACAGTGGCGCGCCCGACATGGTGGTTCCCATCGGAGAAGTTCCGTATCATTCAGCTATTACAAACCATGTCGAGGTACTCCCCGCAACTGTTGACATAATGGCCGCAAAAGGTTGCGATGGGATGATCTTCTCGCTCGTGCAGGATTTACATGCAGCGGGGTTATTGGCAACCGTCAAGACTGGGAGAAGCATAGTAAGTGGTGGGGATGTTCTGTATTAG